The following DNA comes from Mucisphaera calidilacus.
GGCGGATGGAGGGGAAGAAGTGGCAGCCGAAGGACGGTCTGCCGACGCTGGTGGATCTGAGCGCGGAGGATGCGAGGTATTTTCAGCGTCTGGCGGAGGAGGTTGTGGGGTCGTACGACCCTTCGGAGCACGTGGGTGATCTGGGCGAGGCTCCGCCCTGGCGTAACCCGCCGAAGCGGCCGGAGTGATGTGAGGAACGTGCAGGTTGTTCGGGGTTCGACTTGACGCGGGGTCGTGGGCGGTCATACTTCGGGCATGGACATGGTCTTTAGCTGGTTTTTTGGCTATTGGTTTACGCGGCGAGCGGCCGTGGCGGTGTCCATCTAACCCTTGATTGATTTAAGGCATTGACGGACCCCGACGCGGCTGAGCGTCGGGGTTTTTTGTTGTCATTGGGCCTGGCGTTCAGGTTCAAAGCCCCGACGAGTCTGATTCTGCCGATAGAGGTACTTCGTTGGCAGATCGGTCAGCCCCGGCTGGAAAGCCTGAAAGCAGAAGGAAACGGCCATGATCATTGTGATGCGTGCGGGAGCCCGTCAGGAACAGGTGGATCACGTGTGTGAACGGGTACGCGAGATGGGATTGCAGGATCACCCGATTGTCGGGACGGACCTGACGGTCGTCGCGGTGATCGGCGATGAGAACAAGGTGGACGGCGGTGTGATCGAGCAGCTGCCCGGCGTTGACCGCGTGATGCGGGTGATGGCGAAGTACAAGATGGCGGCGTTGGCGGCGAAGGACGGGCGGCGGAGCGAGATCGAGATCGCGCCGGGTGTGTCGTTCGGCGGGACGCTGGTGCCGGTGATCGCGGGGCCGTGTTCGGTGGAGAGTGCGGAGCACATCCTGGCGTGTGCGCAGGCGGTGAAGGCGTCGGGGGCGCACGCGCTGCGTGGCGGCGCGTTCAAGCCTCGGACGAATCCTTATGCCTTCCAGGGTCATGGCGAGGAGGGGCTGAAGATGCTGGCGGCGGCGCGTGAGGCGACGGGGTTGCCGATCGTGACGGAGGTTCTGACGCCCTCGGAGGTGGGTCTGGTTTCGGAGTACGCGGACTGTCTGCAGATCGGGACGCGTAACGCGCAGAACTTCAAGCTGCTGCAGGCGTGCGGGCAGCAGCCCAAGCCGGTGCTGTACAAGCGTGGGATGGCGATGACGATCGAGGAGTATCTGCAAGCGGCGGAGTACATTCTTGCGGCGGGTAACCCGAACGTGATCCTGTGCGAGCGTGGGATCCGGACGTTCGAGGACCACACGCGGAACACGCTGTCGCTGTCGGCGGTTCCCGAGCTTCATCAGCGGACGCACCTGCCGGTGGTGATCGATCCGAGTCACGGGACGGGTCATGCGCGGCTGGTGCCGGACATGGCGCGGGCGGCGATGGCGGCGGGGGCGGACGGCCTGGCGATCGAGATGCACCCGGACCCGGAGCACGCGATGACGGACGGTGCGCAGTCGATCACGCCCGAGGCGTTGACGGATCTGATCGTGAGTCTTGCGCGTGTGGCGGCGGCGGTGGACCGGACGTGCGGGGCTGAGCGGGAGGTGGTCTGAGCAGGTGGAGAAAAGACTGGGAACGGGTTGAGCCATGGGCTAAACTGTAAGGTACAGGAATGCGTGAATGATGAACAAGATCACCATACCCATCCCGGACGATCTCGCAGAGGATCAGGTTCGTGAGCTTGAGGGGTATCTATCGGATCAGGTTCGTGCGATCACCGGCGAGTTTGAGGGTGTGGCGATCACCGCCACGGCTCGGGAGGAGATCGCGCGACGGATTCGAGCCGGGCTGGAAGCGTTGCGTGCGGGCGAGGTGTTCACGTCGGCCGAGGCGAGGGCGCGGCTGGAGAAGAAGCTACGGGGTTAAGTCGGGTCGATGACGTATCGCGTTGTTTATTCCGGGCCGTTCCAGCGCGACCTTGAGTGTCACGTGGATTATCTGCTGGGGTCATCCGTTTCGATTGAAACGATCGAGGCCTGGTACAGCCGGTTGTACTCCCGGCTGGAGGGTCTTGAGGTCTGGCCGCGTTTGTATCCGGTGGATGAGCGTTATTCGGAGATGGTTGGGCATGAGGTCCGGAAGATCAATTTCGGTGACTACCTGATGTTCTATTGTGTTGAGGAGTCCGCTCGTCGGGTGATCCTGTTGGCTTTTTATCACGGGGCACGGCAGCGGTGATACCGGGTGTCGCGCATGCTGTATCGGTTGAGTGGACGTGCGGGGCTGGCGTGAGGGTATAAACTGTGGGTCACCTCGAACCGGGAGCCGCTTATGTGGGAAGACTTCTTCGCGAATTACTACGACGTTGTGGATGGCTGGGAGCAGGGTCAGCGTGAGGCGCTGGTCGATGCGATGGTGTGGACGATGTACGCGGACCGTCACCTGTCGGATGACGAGCGTGGGAGCATCGAGTCGCAGGCGAAGGAGGTCGAGTGGAACAGCCGGGTGCCGATCGCGGACTACGTGCTGCAGTCGGTTTCGCGGCTGCGTCAGGTCCTGGGTGATGAGGCGAAGGAGGAGGCATATCTCAAGGACATCGTCGATCGCCTGGCGACCGAGCCGGCGTGTCGTCAGGCGGTGGAGAGCTGCCGGGCGGTGGCGTTGAGTGATTGTGACGAGGACGCGCGGGAGCACGTGTTTCTGAGTCGTCTGGAGGGTGCGATCAAGGGGGAGGGGTAGGTTTCTCAATACATCAGCACATCGACGATGCCGGCTGCGCCGAGGATGAGGCTGATGATTCCGTTCAGGGTGAAGAAGGCGACGTCGAGGTGCTTGGTGTGGCTGCGTGCAACGATGGCGTGCTCGGTGATGAGCAGGGCGAGGGCGATGCCTGAGGCGAGTGCGAAGAAGGCGCCGAGGTGGATGGCGGTGGCGGCGAGGATGACGAGCAGGGCGGCGGCTGTGAGGTGGAGGGTTCGGCTGAGCCAGAGCGCGGCGGTGAGGCCGAGGCGGGCGGGGATGGAGAAGATGTTGTGCTGGCGGTCGTGTTCGAGGTCGGCGAGGGCGTAGAGGATGTCGAAGCCGGCGACCCAGCCGAGGACGAAGCCGCTGAGGAGCCAGGTGTCGGGGCGGGTGAGGAAGGCGGGTTCGATGGCGAGCGCGGCGGCGAGGGGGCTGAGTCCGAGGGCGACGCCTAGCACGAGGTGGCAGAGGGCGGTGAAGCGTTTGGTGAGGCTGTAGAGGGCGAGGACGAGGAGGACGGCGGGGCTGAGGAGCAGTGGCCATGGGTTGTTGAGAAGGAGGAAGCCGGCGGCGCCGAGGATGAGCAGGGCGGCGGAGGCGAGGCAGGCGACGAGCATCTGCGGGCGGGTGACACGGCCTGCGGGGAGGGCCCGTCCGGCGGTGCGGGGGTTGTCGGCGTCGAGGCGTGCGTCGGCCCAGCGGTTGAAGGTCATTGCGAAGGTTCGTGCGGCGACCATGCAGAAGAGGATGAGCGCCCACTCGGCGGCGGAGGGGAGGCGGTCGACGCCTGCGGCGGCGAGGAACATGGCGAGCAGGGCGAAGGGTAGTGCGAAAACGGTGTGGCTGAGCTTGATGTCGGCGGCGATGGCGTGGAGGAGCGCAAGGGGGCTGCGTGGTGCGGGGGCGGAGTCAGTCGTCATGGCCGTCGTCTTCCCGGGCGAGCTGGTCGGCCCATCGGACGTTAAGGTCGTGCTCGATGTCGAGGTGGTCGAGGCAGCGTCCGACGATGAAGTCGATGATGGCGTCGATGGTCTTGGGGAGCATGTAGAAGCCGGGGTTGGCGGGGAGCAGGAGTGCGCCGGCTTCGGTGGCGGTTTTCATGTTGTTGATATCGATGAGGTTGAGGGGTGTTTCGCGGTGGACGAGGATGAGTTTGCGGCGCTCTTTGAGGGTGACGTGTGCGGCGCGGTGGATGAGGTTCTGGCTGATGCCGTTGGCGATGGCCCCGAGGGAGTTGGAGGAGCAGGGGATGACGATCATGCCGTCGTGGCGGAAGGAGCCGGAGGCGATGGTGGCACCGACGTCGCGGTATGCGTGGAGCCTGATGCGTCCGCCGGTGGCGGGGTTTTCGGTGGTGGTGGCGTTGAGGGTGACGGCGTCGGGTCCGGCGAGGGCCTGGAGGTCGATGGTTTCCATGCCCAGTTCGTCGTGGAGCAGGCGTCGGCCCAGGGGTGAGACGACGAGGTGGACCTCGCGGCCGGCGGCGACGGCGTGTTGGACGAGGCGGGCGGCGTAGGGTGCTCCGCTGGCGCCGGTGATGCCGACGACGATCCGGGATGTGGTGTTGCTGGGCACGTTCGGGCTCCGGGGACAGTTTAGGAGCCGGGCGTGAGCGGGGCTCTAGCGCTTCTCTTTGACGATGGTGACGGTGATGCCTTGCTGGGTTGTGCTGATGTCGGTCACGCGGACGTCGGTTTTGCGGTCCATGGGGAAGACGGGGTCGAAGGACTTGCCGTTAAAGGCGTCGGCGAGTGTTTTGGCGCTGCTGGAGGCATTCTTTTTGGCGTACTCGCGGAGTCTCAGGCTGATGTTGTTGCTGGGCATTCGGAGGTGTCCGGCCTCGATGCCGGTGACGGTGACGGTGGCGGTGTCATGCGTGTTGATCTGGAGTTTGAGGAAGACGGAGACCCATCCGGAGATGCCGTCGCTGGACATTCTGAAGGCGAGTGCGAGTCTGCCGTCCTTGTGGGTGAGCAGGTAGTCGCGGGCGAACTGCGGCAGTTGACCGCCCTGGTTGCGGACCCAGCTGTCGAGTCGCTGGCTGAGCCAGGCGTTGATCTCGTCGTAGGACATCGTGATGGTCTGGGGGGCGTTCTCGTCGTCTTCGGAGCTGTTGCGGGCGAGGCTGAGGTCGGGGCTGGTGCCGGCCGAGGCGGTGCCCTGGAGCAGTTGCCGTGTGCTGTTATCGATGGAACTGGCGTTGTCGCCAAGGCGGTTGGTGAATCGCTGCTCGAGGCTTTCGGCGATCTGGCTGAGTTTGGGCTGGGGTGTCTGCTCGATGAAGGCCTGTGCCTGTCGTACGTGTCCGGGCGTGGCCAGGAGCAGGTAGGCGAGGACGCCAACGGTGGCGAGTCCGAGGGCCAGCAGTCCGAGTGTGATTTTGACGATCGGGATGCGCCGCTTCCTGCTCGGTTCAGACATGACGTTTCCTTGTGCCGGGAGAGGGTCGGGTTCAGGTCGTCGTCTTGCTATCGGACGTTGTGTGGGTCCGCTGGAGTAGCCTGGCGTATTCGTAGAGCCGTTGGTGGAGCAACTCGTGGTCGGGTATGGCGTCGACGGCCTGGGCGATCTGGTCAAGGCTGGCTGGTGTGGCGGGGGGGGTGTTGAGGGCGGTGAGTGCGGCGTTGCCGAGGGTTTCGCAGGCGGCCTGGAACCACGTCGATCCGGTGACGGCGTGTTTGTGGCGGGGTTCGATCCAGGTGTCGATGGGGATGTCGCCGGGCGGGGCGGGGATTTCGGCGGTCAGGTTGTTGTCGCCCCAGCTGCGTGCGACGCGGCTGGGTCCGGAGCCGCCGGCGAGGAGGAGTTCTACCCAGAGTCGGCGTTGGCGGCAGGTTTCCCAGATGATTCGGGTGTCGTCGGGGGTGAGTGGGGCGGTGACGACGATCTGTGCGGCGCAGATTTCGCCGGGTTGTTTGCCCGGGTGGGTGAAGGGCTTGGGGCCGGGCGGTGGGCCCTGTGATGCGAGGTCGTCGAGGAGGGCGTCGCGGTCGTGTGTGCCGATGAGGAGCCAGCCCTCGGCCGCGATGGTGCGGCGCATGCGTCGGCATTCCTGGAGGGGCATCAGGATGCGTGCGTAGTCGTCCCAGGCTTCGCTGCTTCGGGCGAGGTCGCGTGCCTGCTCGCAGAGGGACTCGGTGGTGAGGTAGTCGCGTTCGAGCAGGGCTTGGCTCGCGCGGTTCATGAGGTCGGTGAGGGATGTATTCACGCCGTGATTCTAACCGGCAAAGATCAGCAGCAGGATCGGGAGGCAGACGAGCAGGAAGAGGGAGGTGTTGACGACGAGGAGTCCGCTGGCGAGTCGGCTGTCGAGGTGGAAGAGGTTGGCGATCATGACGGTCTGGATCGCGGTGGGCATGAGGGCTTCGACCATGTAGACCCGGCTGAGCAGGGGCGTCGAGGGGTTGTTGGTGAGGTGTGTTGTTGCGAGCAGGGCGAGGGTGAGGAGGGGGACGAGGACGAACTGGGCGGCGGCGAGGATGACGTGCGGCCCGGGTTGGAGGACGTTGCGGTTGAAGTGGAGGCGGAGGCCGATGCCGGCGTAAGCGCCGAAGGTTCCGGCGTAGATGAGGATCTTGAGGATGGTTCCCTCGGCGAGGAAGGCGGGGTAGGGGACCTGAAGGATGGCGAGGGCTGCGCCGAGCATGGCGAAGTAGAACATCGCGGCGCGGAGGCTGACGAGGCTCTTGAAGATGAGGGGTCCGAGTTTTTCGTCGGCGGAGCCTTCGGGGCCGAATCGTCGTGC
Coding sequences within:
- the aroF gene encoding 3-deoxy-7-phosphoheptulonate synthase, whose product is MIIVMRAGARQEQVDHVCERVREMGLQDHPIVGTDLTVVAVIGDENKVDGGVIEQLPGVDRVMRVMAKYKMAALAAKDGRRSEIEIAPGVSFGGTLVPVIAGPCSVESAEHILACAQAVKASGAHALRGGAFKPRTNPYAFQGHGEEGLKMLAAAREATGLPIVTEVLTPSEVGLVSEYADCLQIGTRNAQNFKLLQACGQQPKPVLYKRGMAMTIEEYLQAAEYILAAGNPNVILCERGIRTFEDHTRNTLSLSAVPELHQRTHLPVVIDPSHGTGHARLVPDMARAAMAAGADGLAIEMHPDPEHAMTDGAQSITPEALTDLIVSLARVAAAVDRTCGAEREVV
- a CDS encoding type II toxin-antitoxin system RelE/ParE family toxin, translated to MTYRVVYSGPFQRDLECHVDYLLGSSVSIETIEAWYSRLYSRLEGLEVWPRLYPVDERYSEMVGHEVRKINFGDYLMFYCVEESARRVILLAFYHGARQR
- a CDS encoding UbiA-like polyprenyltransferase — translated: MTTDSAPAPRSPLALLHAIAADIKLSHTVFALPFALLAMFLAAAGVDRLPSAAEWALILFCMVAARTFAMTFNRWADARLDADNPRTAGRALPAGRVTRPQMLVACLASAALLILGAAGFLLLNNPWPLLLSPAVLLVLALYSLTKRFTALCHLVLGVALGLSPLAAALAIEPAFLTRPDTWLLSGFVLGWVAGFDILYALADLEHDRQHNIFSIPARLGLTAALWLSRTLHLTAAALLVILAATAIHLGAFFALASGIALALLITEHAIVARSHTKHLDVAFFTLNGIISLILGAAGIVDVLMY
- a CDS encoding UbiX family flavin prenyltransferase, which produces MPSNTTSRIVVGITGASGAPYAARLVQHAVAAGREVHLVVSPLGRRLLHDELGMETIDLQALAGPDAVTLNATTTENPATGGRIRLHAYRDVGATIASGSFRHDGMIVIPCSSNSLGAIANGISQNLIHRAAHVTLKERRKLILVHRETPLNLIDINNMKTATEAGALLLPANPGFYMLPKTIDAIIDFIVGRCLDHLDIEHDLNVRWADQLAREDDGHDD
- a CDS encoding AEC family transporter encodes the protein MDARTADFMLFAVFGVLCVFGGYWARERGWAREELSRSLHFITISVIWSLIALIAIWRLPLHPSGIWILAFEPILVLLPALVITLFCRWLGFSPDKSVLIGIAAGLSNRGFTLGAYLCYVILANPDFAPEGIDASAPDAAELTAEAAFAYATSGVNLMAACGIVFLFPLARRFGPEGSADEKLGPLIFKSLVSLRAAMFYFAMLGAALAILQVPYPAFLAEGTILKILIYAGTFGAYAGIGLRLHFNRNVLQPGPHVILAAAQFVLVPLLTLALLATTHLTNNPSTPLLSRVYMVEALMPTAIQTVMIANLFHLDSRLASGLLVVNTSLFLLVCLPILLLIFAG